A portion of the Nitrosomonadales bacterium genome contains these proteins:
- a CDS encoding Fis family transcriptional regulator: VMDCVEKPLIEMVLEHVGGNQTRAAEMLGINRNTLRKKKMLQHGIV; encoded by the coding sequence GGTGATGGATTGCGTCGAGAAACCGCTGATCGAGATGGTGCTGGAGCATGTCGGCGGCAACCAGACGCGCGCAGCCGAGATGCTCGGCATCAACCGCAACACCCTGCGCAAGAAGAAGATGCTGCAACACGGCATCGTTTAA